The Macaca nemestrina isolate mMacNem1 chromosome 12, mMacNem.hap1, whole genome shotgun sequence genome contains a region encoding:
- the LOC105469540 gene encoding glycoprotein hormone alpha-2 isoform X1 — protein sequence MLMASPQTLVLCLLVLAVTEACGQEAVIPGCHLHPFNVTVRSDRQGTCQGSHMAQACVGHCESSAFPSRYSVLVASGYRHNITSVSQCCTISGLKKVRVQLQCVGSRREELDIFTARACQCDMCRLSRY from the exons ATGCTCATGGCGTCCCCTCAAACCCTGGTTCTCTGTCTGCTGGTCCTGGCAGTCACTGAAGCCTGCGGCCAGGAGGCAGTCATCCCAGGCTGCCACTTGCACC CCTTCAATGTGACAGTGCGAAGTGACCGCCAAGGCACCTGCCAGGGCTCCCACATGGCACAGGCCTGTGTGGGTCACTGTGAGTCCAGCGCCTTCCCTTCTCGGTACTCTGTGCTGGTGGCCAGTGGCTACCGACACAACATCACCTCCGTCTCTCAGTGCTGCACCATCAGTGGCCTGAAGAAG GTCAGAGTACAGCTGCAGTGTGTGGGGAGCCGGAGGGAGGAGCTCGACATCTTCACTGCCCGGGCCTGCCAGTGTGACATGTGTCGCCTCTCTCGCTACTAG
- the LOC105469542 gene encoding membrane-anchored junction protein isoform X4 — MKWFHENLSPGKPISDSPLGLVPAEKKAVGAVMRKRKHMDEPSSPSRPGLDRAKIGTSSQGSSKKKPPMETRRNRERKAQQGLQETLASDITGVQKQDSEWGHSLPGPVVPPVQHNTPPPKERAASGFVGFLSSLFPFRYFFRKSSHS; from the exons ATGAAATGGTTCCATGAAAACCTGTCACCTG GGAAACCAATAAGTGACAGTCCTCTTGGGTTG GTCCCAGCTGAGAAGAAAGCAGTAGGAGCTGTGATGAGGAAACGAAAACACATGGACGAGCCCAGCTCCCCCAGCAGGCCAGGGCTGGACAG GGCCAAGATAGGGACTTCCAGCCAAGGCTCCAGCAAAAAGAAGCCCCCTATGGAAACCAGGAGA AACAGGGAAAGAAAAGCCCAACAAGGATTGCAGGAGACTCTGGCCTCTGATATCACTGGTGTCCAGAAACAAG ATTCTGAGTGGGGGCACAGCCTGCCAGGGCCAGTTGTCCCACCCGTGCAGCACAACACACCTCCACCTAAGGAGCGAGCAGCCAGCGGCTTCGTTGGGTTTCTAAG CTCTCTCTTCCCGTTTCGATATTTCTTCAGGAAGAGCAGCCACTCTTGA
- the LOC105469540 gene encoding glycoprotein hormone alpha-2 isoform X2, with protein sequence MLMASPQTLVLCLLVLAVTEACGQEAVIPGCHLHPFNVTVRSDRQGTCQGSHMAQACVGHCESSAFPSRYSVLVASGYRHNITSVSQCCTISGLKKHRLPSPAGQSTAAVCGEPEGGARHLHCPGLPV encoded by the exons ATGCTCATGGCGTCCCCTCAAACCCTGGTTCTCTGTCTGCTGGTCCTGGCAGTCACTGAAGCCTGCGGCCAGGAGGCAGTCATCCCAGGCTGCCACTTGCACC CCTTCAATGTGACAGTGCGAAGTGACCGCCAAGGCACCTGCCAGGGCTCCCACATGGCACAGGCCTGTGTGGGTCACTGTGAGTCCAGCGCCTTCCCTTCTCGGTACTCTGTGCTGGTGGCCAGTGGCTACCGACACAACATCACCTCCGTCTCTCAGTGCTGCACCATCAGTGGCCTGAAGAAG CACAGACTCCCCTCTCCCGCAGGTCAGAGTACAGCTGCAGTGTGTGGGGAGCCGGAGGGAGGAGCTCGACATCTTCACTGCCCGGGCCTGCCAGTGTGA